One Aphidius gifuensis isolate YNYX2018 linkage group LG5, ASM1490517v1, whole genome shotgun sequence genomic region harbors:
- the LOC122858055 gene encoding uncharacterized protein LOC122858055, which yields MDITAARSDQLDHHKKRQKNISMDESLCVNSIIWAIVLILILKIDGTSGNCELAELTCRDGRCIPLDAYCNGHDDCGDGSDEPALCTPCNRTYHGKEGRTYELELTRPTEGRLPFLCHLTFTAGGAGHGELVQLFWDAFSIGRLETINGEENEPIYASCPEGSLQLSDLGRPFTGGSWCGSSQGRPIYYSETSTVTASIRLFYAPSNVPFEFRLRYRFISRNESIARLGQPGLSIERGSPVPGTYCSRNFYECHKKKCRVQSPNYPGEYPRNASCLITVRQKFVPTCKHAMISIKAGSGIGSQIFQSFTNLQTFISSSSNLINNNTLIYNNNDTIINKNTDKAKKYYSNLQYNNKTINKLSVWQDCTSEKDRLVFRDGSKLDDPILLIYCGGPLPRITARGPVMLIEFKSSSIPIPLGSSKMRLELDVPVVYVDSDGLDYARGNQGCHFYINETNKRSGIFRAPQHTLPMGSICTWDIRGSIDDRVWLYFSSYTEHYHTYNNDDHNDDNDDSNNNIKFIKNNNSSLSLLKKQCSVKMTLWDGPANTGIFIASFCDNIPKLCTHAALRNTTRSTRPCTESESYLSTSSSLTLKMETLFGTALRNVNFQAKYEFISTKQSGEQWGNNGACNRIWKKYKSGDITSPKDIRLYGRGGAKKIDCNYRIEAGAGERVRLTIHNISLGDNTNCITEPDQHSGRSKCVHENGTRNAKLIIYESPWKDVKLPRACLCDNTSHLPLVHISSGKALEIKFIVNQQAPHEDFETLFFFASFELIKVPECPRRQRLRGEGGELKFLEPPLSRPDIYCEGMPWLVEARDNRSLFVLTWGWFLPLEPTTTTTTTTSTSSSLSSSSLNSELSSNTQQQQNYLVTSDSPIKCPTTNRILLYSGWPAKLLKVVCPSEPGARDFTVHVFSEEWLLTAGTSDERWLAPPRPATLIIDFVAREPGQAAASWLEISKTKSALRRQLRLPGRVIDNETINNGDCLHTCPELGACIAASLWCDGRVHCPSGYDEANCGSGARLLGLLPSGVWLVVAGVAGIVTAFACILTILMCKSKNRAKRLFNEEIRRTSTLSRRVPTEESLITTSS from the exons ATG GATATTACAGCAGCCAGGAGTGATCAGCTTGATCATCATAAAaaacgtcaaaaaaatatatcaatggaTGAAAGCTTATGTGTAAACTCCATAATTTGGGcaattgtattaatattaatattaaaaattgatggtACAAGTGGTAATTGTGAGCTTGCAGAATTAACATGTCGTGATGGTAGATGTATACCACTTGATGCATACTGTAATGGTCATGATGATTGTGGTGATGGCAGTGATGAGCCAGCATTATGTACACCATGTAATAGAACATATCATGGTAAAGAGGGACGTACATATGAGCTTGAATTAACAAGGCCAACTGAAGGACGTTTACCATTTTTATGTCATTTAACATTCACTGCTGGTGGTGCTGGACATGGTGAATTGGTACAATTATTTTGGGATGCATTTAGTATTGGACGTCTTGAGACAATAAATGGTGAAGAAAATGAGCCAATTTATGCAAGTTGTCCTGAGGGATCATTACAATTATCAGATCTTGGTAGACCATTTACTGGTGGTTCATGGTGTGGTAGCAGTCAAGGACGTCCAATATATTACAGTGAAACAAGTACTGTTACAGCATCAATTAGATTATTTTATGCACCATCAAATGTACCATTTGAATTTAGATTAAGATATAGATTTATATCACGTAATGAATCAATTGCTAGATTAGGACAACCTGGTTTATCAATTGAAAGAGGTTCACCAGTACCTGGTACATATTGTTCacgtaatttttatgaatgtcataaaaaaaaatgtcgtgTACAAAGTCCAAATTATCCTGGTGAATATCCAAGAAATGCTAGTTGTTTAATAACAGTTAGACAAAAATTTGTACCAACATGTAAACATGCTATGATATCAATAAAAGCTGGTAGTGGTATTGGTTCACAAATATTTCAAagttttacaaatttacaaacatttataagtagtagtagtaatttaataaataataatacattaatatataataataatgatacaataataaataaaaatacagataaagctaaaaaatattattcaaatttacaatataataataaaacaattaataaattaagtgTATGGCAAGATTGTACATCAGAAAAAGATCGTTTAGTATTTCGTGATGGTTCAAAATTAGATGatccaatattattaatatattgtggTGGTCCATTACCAAGAATAACAGCACGTGGTCCAGTAatgttaattgaatttaaaagttCATCAATACCAATACCACTTGGTTCATCAAAAATGAGACTAGAATTAGATGTACCAGTTGTTTATGTTGATTCAGATGGTCTTGATTATGCAAGAGGTAATCAAGgatgtcatttttatattaatgaaacaaataaaagaagTGGTATATTTCGTGCACCACAACATACATTACCAATGGGTTCAATTTGTACATGGGATATTAGAGGTTCAATTGATGATCGTGTATggctttatttttcatcatatacAGAGCATTATCatacatataataatgatgatcataatgatgataatgatgatagtaataataatattaaatttataaaaaataataattcatcattaagTTTgcttaaaaaacaatgttcAGTTAAAATGACACTTTGGGATGGACCAGCAAATACTGGAATTTTCATAGCAAGTTTTTGTGATAATATACCAAAACTTTGTACACATGCTGCATTAAGAAATACAACAAGATCAACAAGACCATGTACAGAATCAGAAAGTTATTTATcaacttcatcatcattaacattaaaaatggAAACATTATTTGGTACAGCATTACGTAATGTTAATTTTCAAgcaaaatatgaatttatatcaacaaaacAAAGTGGTGAACAATGGGGTAATAATGGTGCATGTAATagaatatggaaaaaatataaaagtggTGATATAACATCACCAAAAGATATTAGATTATATGGTAGAGGTGgtgctaaaaaaattgattgtaatTATAGAATTGAAGCTGGTGCTGGTGAACGTGTACGTTTAACAATACATAATATTAGTTTAGGTGATAATACAAATTGTATTACTGAGCCAGATCAACATTCTGGTAGATCAAAATGTGTACATGAAAATGGTACTAGAAAtgctaaattaataatatatgaatcACCATGGAAAGATGTTAAATTACCAAGAGCATGTTTATGTGATAATACATCACATTTACCACTTGTTCATATATCCTCAGGAAAAGCattggaaattaaatttattgttaatcaaCAAGCACCACATGAAGACTttgaaacattatttttttttgctagttttgaattaattaaagtacCAGAATGTCCCAGGAGGCAACGTCTCCGTGGAgaag GTGgagaattgaaatttttagagCCACCACTTTCACGACCAGATATTTATTGTGAGGGTATGCCTTGGCTAGTTGAAGCAAGAGATAATCGTTCTCTTTTTGTATTAACATGGGGCTGGTTTTTACCTCTTGAacctacaacaacaacaacaacaactacctctacatcatcatcattatcgtcGTCATCATTAAATAGTGAATTGTCTTCCAAcacacaacaacaacaaaattatttagttacaTCTGATTCACCAATAAAATGTCCAACAACaaatagaatattattatattctggATGGCcagcaaaattattaaaagttgtATGTCCATCTGAGCCAGGTGCACGTGATTTTACTGTTCATGTATTTTCTGAAGAATGGCTATTAACTGCTGGTACATCAGATGAAAGATGGCTAGCACCACCAAGACCAGCAACtcttattattgattttgttgCACGTGAACCTGGACAAGCAGCAGCATCATGGCTTGAAATATCTAAAACAAAATCAGCACTTAGACGACAATTACGTTTACCTGGACGtgttattgataatgaaacaataaataatggtGATTGTTTACATACATGTCCAGAACTTGGTGCTTGTATTGCTGCTAGTTTATGGTGTGATGGTAGAGTACATTGTCCATCTGGTTATGATGAAGCTAATTGTGGTAGTGGAGCTAGACTATTAGGTCTTTTACCATCTGGTGTTTGGCTTGTTGTTGCTGGTGTTGCTGGAATTGTCACTGCATTTGCatgtattttaacaattttaatgtgcaa atcaAAAAATCGAGCTAAACGTTTGTTTAATGAAGAAATTAGAAGAACAAGTACTTTATCAAGAAGAGTACCAACTGAGGAGTCATTAATAACAACGTCATCTTGA
- the LOC122858051 gene encoding splicing factor 3B subunit 3, whose translation MYLYNLTLQRATGITHAVHGNFSGSKMQEILVSRGKSLELLRPDPTTGKVHTLLTVETFGVIRSLMAFRLTGGTKDYIVIGSDSGRIVILEYIPAKNVFDKVHQETFGKSGCRRIVPGQYLAIDPKGRAVMIGAIEKQKLVYILNRDPEARLTISSPLEAHKSNTLVYHTVGVDVGFENPMFACLEIDYEDADSDPTGDAAIKTQQTLTLYELDLGLNHVVRKYSEPLEEHANFLVSVPGGNDGPSGVLICSENYLTYKNLGDQHDIRCPIPRRRNDLDDPERGMIFVCSATHKTKSMFFFLAQTEQGDIFKITLETDEDMVTEIKLKYFDTVPVATSMCVLKTGFLFIASEFGNHYLYQIAHLGDDDDEPEFSSAMPLEDGDTFFFAPRPLRNLVLVDEMDSLSPILACQVADLANEDTPQLYMACGRGPRSSLRVLRHGLEVSEMAVSELPGNPNAVWTVKRRIDGRTTTNASSAAEEFDAYIIVSFVNATLVLSIGETVEEVTDSGFLGTTPTLSCSALGEDALVQVYPDGIRHIRADKRVNEWKAPGKKTIVKCAVNERQVVIALTGGELVYFEMDGTGQLNEYTERKKMPSEVMCMALGKVPPGEQRSWFLAVGLQDNTVRIISLDPNDCLAPRSMQALPAAAESLCIVEMGASKEVGGSDDNPIKQHSSLYLNIGLTNGVLLRTVLDPISGDLADTRTRYLGSRPVKLFRIKMQGNQAVLAMSSRSWLSYYYQNRFHLTPLSYESLEYASGFSSEQCPEGIVAISTNTLRILALEKLGAVFNQVSFPLEYTPRKFSIHPESSNLIVIETEHNAYTEETKQQRRLQMAEEMQEAAGAEEAAVARELAEAFLSEEPNEAVFGAPRAGPGLWASLIRIIVPTTGDTLNTYRLEQNYAALSLALVKFANQGDQLYLIVGVAKEYQLNPRISNGGFLYTYKVNAEGNQLELLHKTSVDEVPLAICSYQGRVLVGVGRMLRLYDMGKKKLLRKCENKHIPNTVVSINAVGHRIYVSDVQESVYAVRYKRQENQLIVFADDTHPRWITTTCVLDYDTVATADKYGNIAVVRLAHAINDDVDEDPTGNKALWDRGLLNGASQKADTVASFHVGETVMSLQKATLIPGGSESLVYTTLSGTVGVLVPFTSHEDHDFFQHLEMHMRSEHPPLCGRDHLSFRSYYYPVKNVIDGDLCEQFNSIEPAKQKGISGDLERTPSEVSKKLEDIRTRYAF comes from the exons ATGTATCTTTACAATTTAACACTTCAACGTGCCACAGGCATAACCCACGCTGTTCATGGAAATTTTTCTGGCAGTAAAATGCAAGAAATTCTTGTATCACGTGGTAAATCATTGGAGTTATTGAGGCCTGATCCAACAACTGGAAAAGTTCATACATTGCTGACTGTTGAAACATTTGGCGTTATTAGATCGTTGATGGCATTTAGGTTAACTGGAGGCACCAAAGATTACATCGTCATTGGTTCTGATTCTGGAAGAATTGTTATTCTTGAATATATACCAGCTAAAAATGTATTTGACAAAGTTCACCAGGAGACTTTTGGTAAAAGTGGCTGTCGAAGAATTGTACCTGGTCAATATCTTGCCATTGATCCAAAAGGACGTGCAGTTATGATag gagctattgaaaaacaaaagcTAGTCTACATTCTCAATAGAGATCCAGAAGCACGTCTTACAATATCATCACCACTTGAGGCACACAAAAGTAATACACTTGTTTATCATACTGTTGGTGTTGATGTTGGATTTGAAAATCCAATGTTTGCATGTCTTGAAATTGATTATGAAGATGCTGATAGTGATCCAACTGGTGATGCTGCAATTAAAACACAACAAACATTAACATTGTATGAGCTTGATCTTGGTCTTAATCATGTTGTTAGAAAATACAGTGAACCACTTGAAGAACATGCAAATTTTTTGGTATCAGTACCTGGTGGTAATGATGGACCAAGTGGTGTATTAATTTGttcagaaaattatttaacatataaaaatttgggTGATCAACATGATATACGTTGTCCAATTCCAAGAAGAAGAAATGATCTTGATGATCCAGAACGAGGAATGATATTTGTTTGTTCAGCAACtcataaaacaaaaagtatgtttttttttcttgcacaAACTGAACAAggtgatatatttaaaataacacttGAAACAGATGAAGATATGGTtactgaaattaaattaaaatattttgatactgTACCTGTTGCAACAAGTATGTGTGTATTAAAAactggatttttatttattgcatcTGAATTTggtaatcattatttatatcaaattgcTCAtcttggtgatgatgatgacgagcCAGAATTTAGTTCAGCAATGCCATTAGAAGATGGTGATACATTCTTCTTCGCACCAAGACCTCTGAGAAATCTTGTTCTTGTTGATGAGATGGATAGTTTATCACCAATTTTAGCTTGTCAG gtTGCTGATTTAGCAAATGAAGATACACCACAATTATACATGGCATGTGGAAGAGGACCAAGATCATCACTTCGTGTATTACGTCATGGTCTTGAAGTATCAGAAATGGCTGTTAGTGAACTTCCTGGTAATCCAAATGCCGTATGGACTGTTAAAAGAAGAATTGATGgaagaacaacaacaaatgcATCATCAGCTGCTGAAGAATTTGATGCTTATATTATTGTATCATTTGTTAATGCAACACTTGTATTGAGTATTGGTGAAACTGTTGAAGAAGTTACTGATTCTGGTTTTCTTGGTACAACACCAACTCTCAGTTGTTCTGCTCTTGGTGAAGATGCTCTTGTACAg GTTTATCCAGATGGCATCAGACATATTAGAGCTGATAAACGTGTCAATGAATGGAAAGCACcaggaaaaaaaacaattgtcaaATGTGCTGTTAATGAACGACAAGTTGTTATTGCTTTAACTGGTGGTGAATTGGTCTACTTTGAAATGGATggg ACTGGACAATTGAATGAATACACTGAACGTAAAAAAATGCCATCAGAAGTAATGTGTATGGCTTTGGGAAAAGTACCACCTGGTGAACAAAGATCATGGTTTTTGGCTGTTGGTCTTCAAGATAACACAGTTAGAATAATATCATTAGATCCAAATGATTGTTTAGCACCAAGAAGTATGCAAGCATTACCAGCAGCTGCTGAAAGTCTTTGTATTGTTGAAATGGGTGCATCAAAAGAAGTTGGTGGTTCTGATGATAATCCAATAAAACAACATTCAagtctttatttaaatattggttTAACAAATGGTGTATTATTGAGAACAGTTCTTGATCCAATATCTGGTGATTTAGCTGATACAAGAACAAGATATCTTGGTTCACGAccagttaaattatttagaattaaaatgcAAGGTAATCAAGCTGTTCTTGCAATGAGTAGTAGATCATGGttaagttattattatcaaaatcgtTTTCATTTAACACCATTATCATATGAAAGTCTTGAATATGCATCTGGTTTTAGTTCAGAACAATGTCCAGAAGGTATTGTTGCAATATCAACAAATACATTGAGAATTTTAGCACTTGAAAAATTAGGTGCTGTATTTAATCAAGTTAGTTTTCCACTTGAATATACACCacgtaaattttcaattcatccagaatcatcaaatttaattgtcattgAAACTGAACATAATGCATATACTGAAGAAACAAAACAACAAAGACGTTTACAAATGGCTGAAGAAATGCAAGAAGCTGCTGGAGCTGAAGAAGCTGCTGTTGCACGAGAATTAGCTGAAGCATTTTTATCTGAAGAACCAAATGAAGCTGTATTTGGTGCACCAAGAGCTGGACCTGGTTTATGGGCATCATTAATTAGAATTATTGTTCCAACAACTGGTGATACTCTAAATACATATAGACTTGAACAAAATTATGCTGCATTAAGTTTAGCACTTGTTAAATTTGCCAATCAAGGTGATcaactttatttaattgttggtgTTGCAAAAGAATATCAATTGAATCCTCGTATTAGCAATGGAggatttttatatacatacaa aGTTAATGCTGAAGGTAATCAATTAGAATTATTACATAAAACATCAGTTGACGAGGTTCCACTTGCTATATGTTCATATCAAGGCAGAGTATTAGTTGGTGTTGGTCGTATGTTGAGATTATATGATATGGGAAAGAAAAAGTTGTTACgtaaatgtgaaaataaacatataccAAATACAGTTGTATCAATAAATGCTGTTGGTCATAGAATATATGTTAGTGATGTACAAGAATCAGTATATGCTGTACGTTATAAAAGACaagaaaatcaattaattgtatttgctGATGATACACATCCAAGATGGATAACAACAACTTGTGTATTGGATTATGATACAGTTGCAACTGCAGATAAATATGGTAATATTGCTGTTGTTAGACTTGCACATGcaattaatgatgatgttgatgaagaTCCAACTGGTAATAAAGCATTATGGGATCGTGGTTTATTAAATGGTGCAAGTCAAAAAGCTGATACTGTTGCATCATTTCATGTTGGTGAAACAGTTATGTCATTACAAAAAGCAACACTTATACCTGGTGGTTCAGAAAGTTTAGTTTATACAACATTAAGTGGTACAGTTGGTGTACTTGTACCATTTACAAGTCATGAAgatcatgatttttttcaacatcttgaAATGCATATGAGATCTGAACATCCACCACTTTGTGGTAGAGATCATTTGTCATTTAGATCGTACTATTATCCAGTTAAAAATGTCATTGATGGTGATTTATGTGaacaatttaattcaattgaacCAGCTAAACAAAAGGGTATATCTGGTGATTTAGAAAGAACACCATCTGAAGTATCTAAAAAACTTGAAGATATCAGAACACGATATgcattttaa
- the LOC122858174 gene encoding prefoldin subunit 3, with amino-acid sequence MEEINNKTDNELSETKKSYSGIPEAAFVEDVDAFMALAENEGKVDKVLKKLDENHSKYKFMEYNLASQKRRWKSQIPEWERSLEMIKKLQSEKDSSQDLDIQFLLSEQVYAKAVVPPTDKVCLWLGANVMLEYTLDDAQSLMVKNIDVAKTKLKHVEHDLDFVRDQFTTTEVNMARVYNWDVKRRQATKST; translated from the exons atggaagaaattaataataaaactgataATGAATTGAGTGAAACTAAAAAATCATACAGTGGAATTCCAGAAGCAGCATTTgtg GAAGATGTTGATGCATTTATGGCACTAGCTGAAAATGAAGGAAAAGTAGATAAAGTGcttaaaaaacttgatgaaaatcatagtaaatataaatttatggaaTACAATTTGGCAAGTCAAAAACGTAGATGGAAATCACAAATTCCAGAATGGGAACGTTCAttggaaatgataaaaaaactacaatCAGAAAAAGATAGTAGTCAAGATCttgatatacaatttttattgtctgAACAAGTTTATGCAAAAGCTGTTGTTCCACCAACTGATAAAGTTTGTCTGTGGTTAGGTGCTAATGTCATGTTGGAGTATACACTTGATGATGCACAAAGCTTGAtggttaaaaatattgatgttgcTAAAACAAAACTAAAACATGTTGAGCATGATCTTGATTTTGTCAGAGATCAATTTACAACAACAGAAGTCAACATGGCTAGAGTCTACAATTGGGACGTCAAAAGACGACAAGCAACAAAATCAAcataa